Proteins from a genomic interval of Diospyros lotus cultivar Yz01 chromosome 6, ASM1463336v1, whole genome shotgun sequence:
- the LOC127803340 gene encoding uncharacterized protein At2g39795, mitochondrial-like isoform X2, with product MWRRAVLTSAAKCALQLQCMILSRWSSSSTSRSSSWTSMSSAVNSILLRSLKEHYLEISKMTPPPVNPPLPFTIVKGSLESSGPVLKRAYGEEEISLYVMRLANIIPGGGDDDTSDDGINQLFLHVDISKPSQKDALHFLCGLYPDALGIHSVSLRPKLETSGFLMVPTKYNGPLFQDLDEKMRDALHSYIEERGINESLFPFLQAWLYVKDHKNLMRWFKSVGTFIHEHKKVLDSNAV from the exons atgtGGAGGCGTGCAGTGTTGACAAGTGCTGCTAAATGTGCTCTACAACTGCAGTGTATGATACTGTCCCGGTGGTCCTCATCGTCAACAAGCAGGTCCTCATCATGGACAAGCATGTCCTCTGCTGTGAACTCCATCTTGCTCCGCTCCCTCAAAGAGCACTACCTTGAAATCTCTAAAATGACTCCTCCCCCG GTGAACCCTCCATTGCCTTTTACAATTGTGAAAGGATCACTTGAAAGCAGTGGTCCAGTTTTAAAAAGGGCATATGGTGAAGAGGAGATCAGTCTCTATGTAATGCGATTGGCTAACATTATTCCTGGTGGTGGAGATGATGATACTAGTGATGATGGGATTAACCAGTTGTTTCTTCATGTGGATATCTCAAAGCCTAGTCAGAAAGACGCTTTGCATTTTCTATGCGGGTTGTACCCTGATGCACTTGGTATTCACTCTGTCTCATTGAGGCCCAAGCTTGAAACTTCTGGTTTTCTTATGGTTCCAACCAAATATAATGGCCCCCTTTTCCA AGATCTTGATGAAAAGATGAGAGATGCACTACATAGTTACATTGAAGAGCGAGGTATAAATGAGAGCCTTTTTCCATTTCTTCAAGCTTGGCTTTATGTTAAGGATCACAAGAATCTGATGCGTTGGTTCAAATCAGTTGGCACATTCATTCATGAGCACAAGAAAGTTTTAGATTCTAATGCTGTTTAA
- the LOC127803340 gene encoding uncharacterized protein At2g39795, mitochondrial-like isoform X1, which produces MWRRAVLTSAAKCALQLQCMILSRWSSSSTSRSSSWTSMSSAVNSILLRSLKEHYLEISKMTPPPKVNPPLPFTIVKGSLESSGPVLKRAYGEEEISLYVMRLANIIPGGGDDDTSDDGINQLFLHVDISKPSQKDALHFLCGLYPDALGIHSVSLRPKLETSGFLMVPTKYNGPLFQDLDEKMRDALHSYIEERGINESLFPFLQAWLYVKDHKNLMRWFKSVGTFIHEHKKVLDSNAV; this is translated from the exons atgtGGAGGCGTGCAGTGTTGACAAGTGCTGCTAAATGTGCTCTACAACTGCAGTGTATGATACTGTCCCGGTGGTCCTCATCGTCAACAAGCAGGTCCTCATCATGGACAAGCATGTCCTCTGCTGTGAACTCCATCTTGCTCCGCTCCCTCAAAGAGCACTACCTTGAAATCTCTAAAATGACTCCTCCCCCG AAGGTGAACCCTCCATTGCCTTTTACAATTGTGAAAGGATCACTTGAAAGCAGTGGTCCAGTTTTAAAAAGGGCATATGGTGAAGAGGAGATCAGTCTCTATGTAATGCGATTGGCTAACATTATTCCTGGTGGTGGAGATGATGATACTAGTGATGATGGGATTAACCAGTTGTTTCTTCATGTGGATATCTCAAAGCCTAGTCAGAAAGACGCTTTGCATTTTCTATGCGGGTTGTACCCTGATGCACTTGGTATTCACTCTGTCTCATTGAGGCCCAAGCTTGAAACTTCTGGTTTTCTTATGGTTCCAACCAAATATAATGGCCCCCTTTTCCA AGATCTTGATGAAAAGATGAGAGATGCACTACATAGTTACATTGAAGAGCGAGGTATAAATGAGAGCCTTTTTCCATTTCTTCAAGCTTGGCTTTATGTTAAGGATCACAAGAATCTGATGCGTTGGTTCAAATCAGTTGGCACATTCATTCATGAGCACAAGAAAGTTTTAGATTCTAATGCTGTTTAA
- the LOC127803340 gene encoding uncharacterized protein At2g39795, mitochondrial-like isoform X3 has protein sequence MILSRWSSSSTSRSSSWTSMSSAVNSILLRSLKEHYLEISKMTPPPKVNPPLPFTIVKGSLESSGPVLKRAYGEEEISLYVMRLANIIPGGGDDDTSDDGINQLFLHVDISKPSQKDALHFLCGLYPDALGIHSVSLRPKLETSGFLMVPTKYNGPLFQDLDEKMRDALHSYIEERGINESLFPFLQAWLYVKDHKNLMRWFKSVGTFIHEHKKVLDSNAV, from the exons ATGATACTGTCCCGGTGGTCCTCATCGTCAACAAGCAGGTCCTCATCATGGACAAGCATGTCCTCTGCTGTGAACTCCATCTTGCTCCGCTCCCTCAAAGAGCACTACCTTGAAATCTCTAAAATGACTCCTCCCCCG AAGGTGAACCCTCCATTGCCTTTTACAATTGTGAAAGGATCACTTGAAAGCAGTGGTCCAGTTTTAAAAAGGGCATATGGTGAAGAGGAGATCAGTCTCTATGTAATGCGATTGGCTAACATTATTCCTGGTGGTGGAGATGATGATACTAGTGATGATGGGATTAACCAGTTGTTTCTTCATGTGGATATCTCAAAGCCTAGTCAGAAAGACGCTTTGCATTTTCTATGCGGGTTGTACCCTGATGCACTTGGTATTCACTCTGTCTCATTGAGGCCCAAGCTTGAAACTTCTGGTTTTCTTATGGTTCCAACCAAATATAATGGCCCCCTTTTCCA AGATCTTGATGAAAAGATGAGAGATGCACTACATAGTTACATTGAAGAGCGAGGTATAAATGAGAGCCTTTTTCCATTTCTTCAAGCTTGGCTTTATGTTAAGGATCACAAGAATCTGATGCGTTGGTTCAAATCAGTTGGCACATTCATTCATGAGCACAAGAAAGTTTTAGATTCTAATGCTGTTTAA